In one window of Haemophilus parainfluenzae DNA:
- the lpxK gene encoding tetraacyldisaccharide 4'-kinase yields the protein MPFWYSNSKLAWLLLPFSLLFWLISQIRRALFSLNILSSYKSPKPVIIVGNLSVGGNGKTPVVVWLAETLQQQGLRIGVISRGYGSQSKTYPLLVTPETDPIQGGDEPVLIAKRTGVPVVISPNRQQAIELLLKTLDCDLIISDDGLQHYKLQRDIEIVVMDAERALGNGFVLPAGPLRELPSRLKNVDFVITNGGKNAYSDAIMQLVPHYAINLVTAEKRLLSEFTQGSAIAGIGNPQRFFTMLENLNIRLENTKAFQDHQHFEPQFLEKLAENQPLFMTEKDAVKCQAFAKENWWYIPVDAEIVEAENQGQKLPQLWEKIRHLV from the coding sequence ATGCCTTTTTGGTACTCTAATTCAAAGCTAGCTTGGTTGCTCCTTCCTTTTTCACTGCTATTTTGGTTGATTAGCCAAATTCGCCGGGCATTATTTTCCCTGAATATCTTATCCTCTTATAAATCTCCGAAACCGGTCATTATTGTCGGCAATCTTTCTGTCGGTGGAAATGGTAAAACCCCTGTCGTTGTCTGGTTAGCTGAAACGTTACAACAACAAGGATTACGTATAGGCGTGATTTCTCGTGGCTATGGTAGCCAATCCAAAACCTATCCTTTACTTGTCACACCAGAAACTGACCCCATTCAAGGGGGCGATGAACCTGTTTTAATCGCCAAAAGAACAGGTGTGCCTGTGGTGATTTCACCAAATCGTCAACAAGCTATTGAATTACTTTTGAAAACACTGGATTGCGATCTGATTATTTCCGATGATGGATTACAACATTATAAGTTGCAACGTGATATTGAAATAGTGGTGATGGATGCAGAACGCGCTTTAGGGAACGGCTTTGTGCTACCTGCAGGACCTTTGCGTGAATTGCCAAGTCGTTTAAAAAATGTGGACTTTGTGATTACTAATGGCGGAAAAAATGCTTATTCTGATGCCATTATGCAATTAGTTCCTCATTATGCCATTAATTTAGTGACGGCAGAAAAACGCTTGTTAAGTGAGTTTACCCAAGGTTCAGCTATCGCGGGAATTGGTAACCCACAGCGTTTTTTCACGATGTTGGAAAATTTAAATATTCGTTTAGAAAATACGAAAGCTTTTCAAGATCACCAGCATTTCGAGCCACAATTTTTAGAAAAACTCGCAGAAAATCAACCGCTCTTTATGACCGAAAAGGATGCCGTAAAATGCCAAGCTTTTGCTAAAGAGAATTGGTGGTATATTCCTGTTGATGCGGAGATTGTGGAGGCTGAAAATCAAGGCCAAAAACTTCCACAATTGTGGGAAAAAATCCGTCATTTGGTTTAA
- a CDS encoding Trm112 family protein, whose product MREKLNPRLLDVIACPRCLARLKYDQENQRLICPFEQVAYPIENGVPVLLAEKAETLKE is encoded by the coding sequence ATGCGTGAAAAACTCAATCCTCGATTATTAGACGTGATCGCTTGCCCGCGATGTTTGGCAAGATTGAAATACGATCAAGAAAATCAACGGCTCATTTGCCCTTTTGAGCAAGTGGCGTATCCTATTGAAAACGGCGTGCCGGTTTTGTTGGCAGAAAAAGCCGAAACACTGAAAGAATAA
- the kdsB gene encoding 3-deoxy-manno-octulosonate cytidylyltransferase, with product MSFTVIIPARFASSRLPGKPLADIAGKPMIQHVFEKAQQSGASRVIIATDNEQVEKAAKAFGAEVCMTSEAHNSGTERLAEVVSKLGIADDEIIVNIQGDEPLIPPVIVSQVAENLAKFNVNMATLAVKIHEAEELFNPNAVKVVTDKDGYVLYFSRSVIPYDRDQFMQLADTSKAQLADAYLRHIGIYAYRAGFIKQYVQWAPTQLENLEKLEQLRVLWYGERIHVELAKEVPAVGVDTVEDLEKVRTLLKSIT from the coding sequence ATGTCATTTACAGTTATTATCCCTGCTCGTTTTGCATCGAGTCGCTTACCAGGTAAACCTTTAGCTGATATTGCCGGTAAACCCATGATTCAACATGTTTTTGAGAAAGCTCAACAATCAGGCGCGAGCCGAGTCATTATTGCGACAGATAACGAACAAGTTGAAAAGGCAGCAAAAGCTTTTGGGGCAGAAGTGTGTATGACATCAGAAGCACATAATTCTGGTACTGAGCGTTTAGCGGAAGTAGTGAGTAAGCTTGGTATTGCTGATGATGAAATTATTGTAAACATCCAAGGGGATGAGCCGCTAATTCCTCCCGTTATTGTGAGTCAAGTGGCAGAGAATTTAGCGAAATTTAATGTGAATATGGCGACGCTTGCAGTGAAAATTCACGAAGCGGAAGAGTTATTTAACCCAAATGCGGTGAAAGTTGTTACGGATAAAGATGGCTACGTTTTATATTTTTCCCGTTCAGTGATTCCTTACGATCGTGATCAATTTATGCAATTAGCGGATACCTCCAAGGCGCAATTGGCTGATGCGTATCTTCGTCATATTGGTATTTATGCTTATCGTGCAGGCTTTATTAAACAATATGTGCAATGGGCACCAACGCAGTTAGAAAACTTAGAGAAATTAGAGCAACTCCGTGTATTGTGGTACGGTGAGCGTATTCACGTAGAATTGGCAAAAGAAGTCCCGGCTGTTGGTGTGGATACAGTAGAAGATTTAGAAAAAGTAAGGACTCTTCTAAAATCTATCACTTGA
- the uvrC gene encoding excinuclease ABC subunit UvrC, with translation MFDSKKFLSDVSHKPGVYRMYDDKDQVIYVGKAKDLKKRLSSYFRKNLSSKKTEALVSSIHHIDTTITSSETEALLLEHNFIKLYQPRYNVLLRDDKSYPFILLTKERHPRITSYRGTKKIAGEYFGPYPHAGAVRETLSLMQKLFPVRQCENSVYNNRSRPCLQYQIGRCSAPCVAGYVSDEEYNQQVELARLFLQGKDQQVLDYLIGKMEQASRDLDFEGAARYRDQIQAVRAVIEKQFVSNERLDDMDIMSIAYQHGLACVQVMFIRQGKVLGNRSYFPKVPANTDLSELTATFVGQFYLQGHQGRSIPNSIIVDHKLDEKAELEALLTEQAGRKVVIQESAKGDKGKYLQLAQINAKAALATQLKQSSRMHERYQALCELLDMPEIKRMECFDISHTMGNQTVASCVVFNQEGPLKSDYRRFNIEGITGGDDYAAMEQALKKRYDRDLEEDKIPDIIFIDGGKGQLNRALAVFHHLNVKWDKNRPHLIGVAKGVDRRAGQEVLIISKQDREIHLPDDSLALHLIQHIRDESHNHAISGHRQKRQKAFTQSGLETIEGVGAKRRQALLKYLGGLQGVKNATLDEIASVPGISKALAEKIFETLKS, from the coding sequence ATGTTTGATTCCAAAAAGTTTCTCTCCGATGTTTCTCATAAACCTGGTGTGTATCGTATGTATGACGATAAAGATCAGGTTATTTATGTGGGTAAAGCGAAAGATCTTAAAAAGCGCCTTTCCAGCTATTTCCGAAAAAACTTAAGCAGCAAAAAAACAGAAGCCTTGGTGTCGTCAATTCATCATATTGATACGACGATTACCTCTTCAGAAACAGAAGCATTATTGCTTGAGCATAATTTCATTAAGCTTTATCAACCTCGTTATAACGTATTATTGCGAGATGATAAATCCTATCCTTTTATTTTATTGACGAAAGAACGTCATCCTCGTATAACTTCTTATCGTGGAACGAAAAAAATTGCAGGCGAGTATTTCGGACCTTATCCTCATGCGGGTGCCGTGCGTGAAACCTTGTCGTTAATGCAAAAATTATTCCCTGTTCGTCAATGTGAAAATTCGGTTTATAACAATCGTTCCCGCCCTTGTTTGCAATATCAAATCGGGCGTTGTTCTGCACCTTGTGTGGCAGGTTATGTGAGCGATGAAGAATATAACCAACAAGTAGAATTAGCACGATTATTTTTGCAAGGAAAAGATCAGCAAGTATTAGATTATCTCATTGGTAAAATGGAGCAGGCGAGCCGAGATTTAGATTTTGAAGGAGCTGCACGTTATCGTGATCAAATTCAAGCGGTTCGTGCGGTTATCGAAAAACAATTTGTTTCCAATGAACGTTTGGACGATATGGATATTATGTCTATTGCGTATCAACATGGTTTAGCTTGTGTTCAAGTGATGTTTATTCGTCAAGGTAAAGTATTAGGCAATCGCAGCTATTTTCCGAAAGTACCCGCTAATACAGATTTATCTGAATTAACAGCCACTTTTGTTGGGCAGTTTTATTTACAAGGTCATCAGGGCAGAAGTATTCCTAATAGTATTATTGTGGATCATAAATTAGATGAAAAAGCGGAGCTTGAGGCCTTATTAACTGAACAAGCTGGCCGAAAAGTGGTGATACAAGAATCCGCTAAAGGTGATAAAGGTAAATATCTACAACTCGCACAAATTAATGCCAAAGCGGCTTTAGCGACTCAACTTAAACAATCTTCCAGAATGCATGAACGTTATCAGGCGCTTTGTGAATTGCTCGATATGCCTGAAATTAAACGTATGGAATGTTTTGATATTAGTCATACGATGGGGAATCAAACCGTCGCATCTTGCGTGGTATTTAATCAAGAAGGCCCACTGAAATCAGATTATCGCCGTTTTAATATTGAAGGCATTACTGGTGGCGATGATTATGCCGCGATGGAGCAAGCCTTAAAGAAACGTTACGACCGCGATCTTGAGGAAGATAAAATCCCCGATATTATTTTTATTGATGGTGGTAAAGGGCAGCTTAATCGTGCCTTAGCGGTTTTTCATCACCTCAACGTAAAATGGGATAAAAATCGACCGCACTTAATTGGTGTGGCAAAAGGAGTGGATCGTCGAGCAGGACAAGAGGTGTTGATTATCAGCAAACAAGATCGTGAAATCCATTTGCCGGATGATAGTCTTGCGCTGCATTTAATCCAACATATTCGAGATGAAAGCCATAATCATGCGATTAGCGGTCATCGTCAAAAACGCCAAAAAGCCTTTACCCAAAGTGGATTGGAAACCATTGAAGGGGTGGGCGCTAAACGACGTCAAGCCTTGCTGAAATATTTAGGGGGATTGCAAGGTGTGAAAAATGCCACGTTGGATGAGATCGCCTCTGTACCCGGTATTTCTAAAGCGTTAGCAGAAAAGATTTTCGAGACCTTAAAAAGTTAG
- a CDS encoding TerC family protein, producing the protein MFEWLVDPEAWISLLTLTALEIVLGIDNIIFISILVGRLPANQRQSGRIIGLGLAMITRILLLVSLSWMMKLTEPLFTLVGQEISGRDLILFVGGLFLIVKSTGEIKEAMHPEAHHEEENNKKKVSYLGVLIQIAILDIVFSLDSVITAVGMANHLPVMILAIMIAVGVMMFAAKPIGDFVDTHPTLKILALAFLILVGVSLMAESLDIHIPKGYIYFAMGFSAVVEMLNIKMRKSLGH; encoded by the coding sequence ATGTTTGAATGGCTTGTTGATCCTGAAGCATGGATTTCATTGCTTACTTTGACCGCACTTGAAATCGTCTTGGGTATCGATAACATTATTTTTATTAGTATTTTAGTGGGACGTTTACCGGCGAATCAACGCCAATCTGGTCGCATTATCGGTCTTGGATTAGCGATGATTACCCGTATTTTACTTCTTGTTTCCCTTTCTTGGATGATGAAATTAACGGAGCCTCTATTCACTTTAGTTGGTCAGGAAATTTCAGGCCGTGATTTGATTTTATTCGTTGGGGGCTTATTCCTGATTGTGAAAAGTACAGGTGAAATCAAAGAAGCGATGCATCCTGAAGCACATCATGAAGAAGAGAATAACAAGAAGAAAGTCAGTTATTTGGGGGTATTAATCCAAATTGCGATTTTAGATATCGTATTTTCTTTAGACTCTGTCATCACAGCTGTAGGGATGGCAAATCACCTTCCAGTGATGATATTGGCAATTATGATTGCAGTAGGTGTAATGATGTTTGCGGCCAAACCAATTGGTGATTTTGTTGATACCCATCCAACATTAAAGATTTTAGCCTTAGCCTTCTTAATTTTGGTTGGCGTAAGTTTAATGGCTGAAAGTTTGGATATTCATATTCCAAAAGGCTACATTTACTTTGCAATGGGCTTCTCAGCAGTAGTTGAAATGCTCAACATCAAAATGCGAAAATCACTTGGTCATTAA
- a CDS encoding ABC transporter ATP-binding protein, with translation MTILLDIKNLNKSFNGHQVLHNISLQLKKGEILFLLGASGCGKTTLLRSIAGFEQPTSGEIWLKNQPIFKENLNVPTQQRKLGYVVQEGVLFPHLNVYRNIAYGLGDGKGKTEEEKQRIQEVMKLTGISSLADRFPHQLSGGQQQRVALARALAPSPELILFDEPFSALDEHLRNQIRYDMLQVLRESGSAAVFVTHDRDEALCHADKIAVIQEGKILQIATPKTLYWSPQYLSIAKFIGENIILPAILKNEGIATCQLGEIAIENKGNSHTQGKVLFRPEQFSLAKKIQDPSASFNGEIKRIESRGRAINICIDVSGYELNINEELINEYHTGEQVTLYLYGKGVFYND, from the coding sequence ATGACAATATTACTCGATATTAAAAATTTAAATAAATCCTTTAATGGGCACCAGGTTCTACATAACATCTCTCTACAATTAAAGAAAGGTGAAATTCTCTTTCTTCTTGGTGCATCTGGTTGTGGGAAGACAACCTTATTGCGTAGCATTGCTGGTTTTGAACAACCTACAAGTGGGGAGATTTGGTTAAAGAATCAACCTATTTTTAAAGAAAATCTCAATGTGCCAACTCAGCAACGCAAATTAGGCTATGTGGTACAAGAAGGCGTATTATTCCCTCATTTAAATGTTTACCGCAATATTGCTTATGGCTTAGGCGATGGTAAAGGGAAAACTGAAGAGGAAAAACAACGCATACAGGAAGTGATGAAACTGACGGGCATTAGCAGTTTAGCTGACCGTTTCCCTCATCAGCTTTCTGGTGGTCAACAGCAACGTGTTGCACTTGCTCGAGCTCTTGCACCAAGCCCTGAGTTAATCCTGTTTGATGAGCCATTTAGTGCATTAGATGAACATCTAAGAAATCAAATTCGTTACGATATGTTGCAAGTATTAAGAGAAAGTGGTTCCGCTGCCGTATTCGTGACCCATGATCGTGATGAAGCGCTATGCCATGCGGATAAAATTGCAGTGATTCAAGAAGGGAAAATTCTCCAGATTGCGACACCTAAAACGCTCTATTGGTCACCTCAGTATTTGTCTATTGCTAAATTTATTGGGGAAAACATTATTCTTCCTGCAATATTAAAAAACGAAGGCATCGCGACCTGTCAATTAGGTGAAATTGCCATCGAAAATAAAGGAAATAGCCATACGCAAGGTAAAGTTCTATTTCGCCCAGAGCAATTCTCTCTTGCGAAAAAAATCCAAGATCCGAGCGCTTCTTTTAACGGTGAGATTAAACGGATTGAATCAAGAGGACGAGCTATCAATATTTGTATTGATGTTAGCGGTTATGAATTGAATATCAATGAAGAGCTCATTAACGAATATCATACTGGCGAACAAGTCACGCTGTATTTATATGGGAAAGGCGTGTTCTATAATGACTAA
- a CDS encoding ABC transporter permease: MSNRPPRWLIALIVLISLPLLLPFLYVIERAANVGLARSIELLWRPRMWELLSNTLLLMVFVTLFAIVLGTACAFLLERYRFWGKGFFQVAMTLPLCIPAFVSCFTWISLTFKVEGFWGTIGIMTLSSFPLAYLPVAATLKRLDRSLEEVSLSLAKSHAYTFWHAIFPQLKPAIGSSILLIALHMLVEFGAVSILNYQTFTTAIFQEYEMAFNNNTAALLSGVLMVICILVVMGEIRFRGTQTLYQSGKGVIRPYPLKTLSVGKQILIVGFFTTIFMLSIGVPITMLIYWLKVGSSIKSAVDFGEFFTAFTNSLTISILGAALTVICALPLVWAAVRYRSKLTIWLDRIPYLLHAVPGLVIALSLVFFTINYAYSLYQTFAMVIVAYFMLYLPMAQTTLRSSLEQMSSNIEKVGQSLGRSNFYIFRTLVIPAMLPGIAAAFALVFLNLMKELTATLLLTPNDIKTLSTAVWEYTSDAQYAAATPYAIMLVLFSGIPVFLLKRYGFK; encoded by the coding sequence GTGTCTAATCGCCCACCTCGCTGGCTTATTGCCTTAATCGTGCTGATTAGTTTGCCATTATTACTCCCTTTTTTATATGTTATTGAGCGAGCAGCAAATGTCGGATTGGCTCGCAGCATTGAATTACTTTGGCGTCCAAGAATGTGGGAATTGCTCAGTAATACCTTACTTTTAATGGTATTTGTCACGCTTTTTGCCATTGTCCTCGGCACGGCATGTGCTTTTTTATTGGAACGTTATCGCTTCTGGGGAAAAGGCTTTTTCCAAGTCGCCATGACGCTCCCCCTTTGTATCCCCGCTTTTGTGAGTTGTTTTACTTGGATCAGTCTCACTTTTAAAGTGGAAGGCTTTTGGGGAACGATTGGGATTATGACGCTAAGTTCTTTCCCGCTTGCCTATCTTCCCGTCGCTGCTACCTTAAAAAGACTTGACCGCTCTTTAGAAGAAGTGAGCCTTTCATTGGCTAAAAGCCATGCTTACACATTTTGGCATGCGATTTTTCCACAACTCAAACCCGCCATCGGTAGCAGCATATTATTAATTGCGCTTCATATGTTGGTAGAGTTTGGGGCAGTTTCTATTTTAAATTATCAAACCTTCACCACAGCTATTTTCCAAGAATATGAAATGGCCTTTAATAACAACACCGCTGCCTTACTTTCTGGTGTGTTAATGGTGATCTGTATCCTTGTTGTGATGGGTGAAATTCGTTTTAGAGGCACACAAACGCTCTATCAAAGCGGCAAAGGTGTAATACGTCCCTATCCGTTGAAAACGCTATCCGTAGGAAAACAAATTTTAATCGTGGGCTTCTTTACAACCATTTTTATGCTCAGTATTGGTGTGCCGATTACTATGCTGATTTATTGGCTAAAAGTAGGAAGCTCTATTAAAAGTGCGGTCGATTTTGGAGAATTTTTTACCGCCTTCACAAATTCATTGACCATATCTATCCTTGGTGCAGCACTTACCGTTATCTGTGCTTTGCCGTTGGTATGGGCCGCAGTACGCTATCGCAGTAAATTAACAATTTGGCTTGATCGAATCCCTTATCTACTTCATGCTGTGCCAGGGCTTGTTATCGCATTATCGTTAGTTTTCTTTACCATCAACTATGCGTATTCCCTTTATCAAACCTTTGCCATGGTTATCGTCGCCTACTTTATGCTTTATCTTCCAATGGCACAAACGACCTTGCGTAGCTCACTTGAACAAATGTCTAGCAACATTGAAAAGGTAGGACAAAGTTTAGGCCGTAGCAACTTTTATATTTTCCGTACCTTAGTTATTCCAGCCATGTTGCCAGGGATTGCAGCCGCCTTTGCTTTAGTGTTCTTAAACTTAATGAAAGAACTCACCGCGACCCTATTGCTGACCCCAAATGATATTAAAACGCTTTCAACTGCGGTGTGGGAATATACGTCCGATGCGCAATATGCGGCCGCTACCCCTTATGCCATTATGTTAGTGCTATTTTCAGGGATTCCTGTATTTTTACTGAAACGATACGGTTTTAAATAA
- a CDS encoding iron ABC transporter substrate-binding protein, protein MKIKHFQIAALTGLMAFAGFASADITVYNGQHKEGSQAVADAFTKATGIKVTLNSAKSDQLAGQLKEEGDKTPADVFFSEQTAPFAALSDAGLLEPLSADTIKQTAHKGVPVAPKKDWVALSGRSRVVVYDHTKLSEKDMEKSVLDYATPKWKDKIGYVPTSGAFLEQVVAITKLKGKDAALKWLKGLKENGKLYAKNSVALQAVENGEVPAALINNYYWYTLAKEKGADNLKTRLYFIRHQDPGALVTYSGAAVLKGSKNKEEAKKFVDFLASKEGQQAFVSVRAEYPLRTDVVSPFNMEPYAKLEAPVVSATTSEDKDNANKLIEEAGLK, encoded by the coding sequence ATGAAAATTAAGCACTTCCAAATTGCCGCACTAACTGGCTTAATGGCGTTTGCAGGATTCGCTTCTGCAGATATTACCGTTTACAACGGCCAACACAAAGAAGGTTCTCAAGCTGTTGCTGATGCATTTACAAAAGCAACGGGCATTAAAGTGACCTTAAACAGTGCGAAAAGCGATCAACTTGCAGGTCAATTAAAAGAAGAGGGCGATAAAACCCCTGCTGACGTATTCTTTTCTGAACAAACTGCACCTTTCGCTGCCCTGTCTGATGCAGGCTTATTAGAACCGCTTTCTGCAGATACTATTAAACAAACTGCACACAAGGGCGTTCCTGTTGCACCGAAAAAAGACTGGGTCGCATTAAGCGGTCGTTCTCGTGTTGTGGTTTACGATCACACTAAATTATCTGAAAAAGACATGGAAAAATCCGTGTTAGATTATGCAACACCAAAATGGAAAGATAAAATTGGTTACGTTCCAACTTCAGGCGCATTCTTAGAGCAAGTGGTTGCGATTACCAAATTAAAAGGTAAAGATGCCGCTCTTAAATGGTTAAAAGGCTTAAAAGAAAACGGTAAACTTTATGCGAAAAACAGCGTTGCTCTTCAAGCGGTTGAAAATGGTGAAGTACCAGCAGCGTTAATCAACAACTATTACTGGTATACACTTGCAAAAGAAAAAGGTGCTGATAACCTCAAAACACGTCTTTACTTCATTCGTCATCAAGATCCAGGTGCATTAGTGACCTATTCTGGTGCAGCTGTATTAAAAGGTTCTAAAAATAAAGAAGAAGCGAAAAAATTCGTTGATTTCTTAGCAAGTAAAGAAGGACAACAAGCGTTTGTTTCAGTACGTGCAGAATACCCACTTCGTACCGATGTGGTTTCTCCATTCAACATGGAACCTTATGCGAAATTAGAAGCGCCTGTTGTTTCGGCAACGACTTCTGAAGACAAAGACAACGCCAATAAACTTATTGAAGAAGCTGGTTTGAAATAA
- the gshAB gene encoding bifunctional glutamate--cysteine ligase GshA/glutathione synthetase GshB: MNIQQIIKQHHLELLFQQGSFGIEKESQRVHANGSIVTTPHPKAFGNRRFHPYIQTDFAESQLELVTPPMKKLEDTLRWLSAIHEVTLRTLPDNEFIFPFSMPAGLPPEDQIKVAQLDNSEDVAYREHLVQSYGKYKQMVSGIHYNFQIEPKFIDALFYAQNETQSAVDFRNGFYLKIAKNFLRYQWILLYLFSATPTVEEKYFRGNSPLKLHQYVRSLRSGKYGYVNDPKIHVSYDSLQDYVETLEHWVKSGDLIAEKEFYSSVRLRGAKKARDLLQKGIQYLEFRLFDLNPFAPYGMELADAKFIHYFILLMAWLDDTADQEGIKLGKARLAEVAWEDPRQQSVYAVEGELVLLEMLKMLEQLNVSDEIKTIVKDKLGQFADPSQTLCAKVVAAIEQVGSYQQLGADIAQSNKAKAFERFYALTAFDNMELSTQALLFDAIQKGLNIEILDERDQFISLQFGEHLEYVKNGNMTSHDSYISPLIMENKVVTKKVLAKAGFNVPQSIEFTDVKSAVENFPLFENRAVVIKPKSTNFGLGISIFQQGVTNREDFTKAVEIAFREDKEIMVEDYLQGTEYRFFVLGDQTLAVLLRVPANVIGDGVHTVAELVAAKNDHPLRGDGSRTPLKKIALGDIELLQLKEQGLTVNSIPAKDQLVQLRANSNISTGGDSIDMTDEMHASYKEIAVGISKAMGAAVCGVDLIIPDLKQPAEPSLHSWGVIEANFNPMMMMHIFPFSGQSRRLTMNVIKMLFPELP; this comes from the coding sequence ATGAATATTCAGCAAATTATTAAGCAACATCATTTGGAACTCTTATTTCAACAAGGTTCTTTCGGCATAGAGAAGGAAAGTCAACGTGTACATGCTAATGGCTCAATTGTGACAACACCACATCCGAAAGCCTTTGGTAATCGTCGCTTTCATCCTTATATTCAAACGGATTTTGCGGAAAGCCAGTTGGAACTGGTGACTCCGCCTATGAAAAAATTAGAGGACACATTACGTTGGCTCTCGGCAATTCATGAAGTCACCTTGCGAACATTACCCGACAATGAATTTATTTTTCCTTTCAGTATGCCAGCCGGTTTACCGCCGGAAGATCAGATTAAGGTCGCTCAATTAGATAATTCAGAAGATGTGGCTTATCGTGAGCATTTAGTTCAATCTTATGGTAAATACAAGCAAATGGTCAGTGGCATTCATTATAATTTTCAGATTGAACCTAAGTTTATTGATGCCTTATTTTATGCGCAAAATGAAACACAAAGTGCGGTTGATTTTAGAAATGGTTTTTACCTAAAAATAGCGAAGAACTTCTTACGCTATCAATGGATTCTGCTTTATCTGTTTTCTGCGACACCGACAGTAGAGGAAAAATATTTCAGAGGTAATTCCCCCCTTAAATTGCATCAATATGTGCGCAGTTTACGGTCAGGAAAATATGGTTATGTGAATGATCCGAAGATCCACGTCTCTTATGACAGTTTGCAAGACTATGTTGAGACGTTAGAACACTGGGTGAAATCGGGTGATTTGATTGCGGAAAAAGAGTTTTACTCAAGCGTACGTTTGCGTGGAGCTAAAAAAGCGCGCGATTTACTTCAAAAAGGAATTCAATATTTAGAATTTCGTTTGTTTGATCTCAATCCGTTTGCACCTTATGGAATGGAACTCGCTGACGCGAAATTCATTCATTATTTTATTTTGTTAATGGCATGGCTTGATGATACCGCTGATCAAGAAGGTATAAAATTAGGCAAAGCACGTCTTGCTGAAGTGGCATGGGAAGACCCAAGACAGCAAAGTGTTTATGCGGTAGAAGGGGAATTAGTCCTCCTTGAAATGCTCAAAATGCTTGAGCAACTCAATGTGAGTGATGAGATTAAAACCATTGTTAAAGACAAATTAGGGCAATTTGCTGATCCAAGCCAAACGCTTTGTGCAAAAGTGGTCGCGGCAATTGAGCAGGTCGGTAGTTACCAACAATTAGGGGCTGATATTGCGCAATCCAATAAAGCAAAAGCCTTTGAACGTTTTTATGCATTAACTGCGTTTGATAATATGGAACTGTCAACACAGGCATTATTGTTTGATGCAATCCAAAAAGGATTAAACATTGAGATTTTGGATGAACGTGATCAATTTATTAGTCTTCAATTTGGCGAACATTTGGAGTATGTGAAAAATGGTAATATGACTTCTCATGATAGCTATATTTCTCCACTCATTATGGAAAATAAAGTGGTGACGAAGAAAGTGTTAGCGAAAGCAGGATTTAACGTACCGCAAAGTATCGAATTTACCGATGTGAAAAGTGCGGTCGAAAATTTCCCACTTTTTGAGAATCGAGCCGTCGTGATTAAGCCAAAATCAACGAATTTTGGTTTAGGGATCAGCATTTTCCAACAGGGTGTAACGAATAGAGAAGATTTTACAAAAGCAGTAGAGATTGCTTTCCGTGAAGATAAAGAGATCATGGTTGAAGATTATCTACAGGGCACTGAATATCGTTTCTTTGTGCTGGGTGATCAAACGTTAGCCGTCTTATTACGTGTTCCAGCAAATGTAATTGGAGATGGTGTACATACTGTTGCTGAATTAGTTGCCGCTAAAAATGATCATCCTTTACGGGGCGATGGCAGTCGTACGCCATTGAAAAAAATAGCATTGGGGGATATTGAGCTGTTGCAGCTTAAGGAGCAAGGATTAACCGTGAATTCTATTCCTGCAAAAGATCAACTTGTTCAATTACGTGCGAATTCTAATATTAGTACAGGCGGTGATTCTATTGATATGACGGATGAAATGCATGCCAGTTACAAAGAAATTGCGGTAGGGATTAGCAAAGCAATGGGGGCGGCAGTTTGTGGTGTGGATTTAATTATTCCTGACTTGAAACAGCCGGCAGAACCAAGTCTACATTCGTGGGGCGTGATTGAAGCAAACTTTAATCCTATGATGATGATGCATATTTTCCCATTTAGTGGACAATCTCGACGATTGACAATGAATGTGATTAAGATGCTTTTCCCAGAATTACCTTAA